In Chiroxiphia lanceolata isolate bChiLan1 chromosome 2, bChiLan1.pri, whole genome shotgun sequence, a single genomic region encodes these proteins:
- the POLR1D gene encoding protein POLR1D gives MEEDPELERKAVEELLKEAKRGRTRAETMGAMGWLKCPLAGTNKRFLINTIKNTLPSQKEQDQEREQKEDNKESEPNKSRKEEKPKKRRIHPYTPSFQSRRRVSYSPPRHQTRNQHTKDKHEKRSSKR, from the exons GAAGGCTGTGGAGGAGTTACTTAAAGAGGCAAAACGTGGGAGAACCAGGGCTGAAACGATGGGAGCTATGGGTTG GTTGAAATGTCCTCTTGCTGGTACAAATAAAAGATTTCTTATTAATACCATCAAAAACACATTACCATCTCAAAAAGAACAAGACCAAGAACGTGAGCAAAAGGAAGACAATAAGGAGTCTGAGccaaacaaaagcaggaaagaagaaaaaccaaagaaacGCAGAATTCACCCATATACACCCAGCTTTCAGTCCAGAAGGAGAGTCAGCTACTCTCCTCCAAGGCACCAAACCAGGAACCAGCACACAAAGGATAAGCATGAAAAGCGATCAAGCAAGCGATGA